A genomic stretch from Streptococcus oralis includes:
- a CDS encoding McrB family protein, producing the protein MLKRKVSLDDFYAWYQENKIRLREDAFKYSIHNEKLREEFLKEWPLDRILTMSIDEYIIGKGAKSNSFCYAIEAGKYQSLFMGIGGGGSSKFGIYWNENTKSYKNQANKIIPESELEDRFNKLKSDLYEIIQAGRMLDFNNPIFDIKKSKNEFIGRSAVVTKLLCIYSENHSFLGVNMNSQNEFWNRLIPQSNQGGPYRQNHEICKLFSKTYPELESSMLGSILFEYSTQFLDDKEKKEEKMSAEYKVYHPLSQTLLQSKNLILRGAPGTGKTYLAKEIAKELTDGNEDQIGFVQFHPSYDYTDFVEGLRPVSNGDGAIEFKLQDGIFKDFCQKAKEAQLIGGQDNFDEAWDSYLEYINVAEEKEYITKTSYLSVNSRQNLSVNYDSGVPGWSLPRKYVYELYKDKNYNKQEYYKSGGKTVLETLKKRFGLKDYISPTEIDTDKKFVFIIDEINRGEISKIFGEIFFSIDPGYRGEKGSVSTQYANLHETDDKFYIPENVYIIGTMNDIDRSVDTFDFAMRRRFRFVEVTAESQVAMLDKELDIHAEEAKLRLRNLNVAIENVQGLNSHYHIGPSYFLKLKDVDFDYELLWSDYLKPLLEDYLRGSYEEAETLDTLKKAFDLTNNDQTDQQDTGDDNADN; encoded by the coding sequence ATGCTGAAAAGGAAAGTTAGTTTAGATGATTTTTATGCTTGGTATCAAGAAAATAAAATAAGATTAAGAGAAGATGCATTTAAATATAGTATTCACAATGAAAAATTACGTGAAGAATTTCTTAAAGAATGGCCACTTGATAGAATTTTAACCATGTCTATTGATGAATATATAATTGGGAAAGGTGCCAAAAGTAATTCTTTTTGCTATGCTATTGAGGCAGGAAAGTACCAATCATTATTTATGGGAATTGGAGGCGGAGGTTCTTCAAAATTTGGTATTTATTGGAATGAGAATACCAAAAGCTACAAAAATCAAGCAAATAAAATCATTCCAGAATCAGAACTAGAAGACCGATTTAACAAATTAAAATCGGATTTGTATGAGATCATCCAAGCTGGAAGAATGTTAGATTTCAATAATCCTATTTTTGACATAAAAAAGTCAAAGAATGAGTTTATTGGGCGTTCTGCAGTAGTAACAAAACTACTTTGTATTTATTCTGAGAACCATTCTTTTTTAGGAGTAAATATGAATAGTCAGAATGAATTTTGGAATAGGTTGATTCCTCAAAGTAATCAAGGAGGGCCCTATCGTCAGAATCATGAGATTTGTAAACTATTTTCTAAAACCTATCCAGAACTAGAATCTTCAATGTTGGGTAGTATTTTATTTGAGTATTCAACACAATTTCTAGACGATAAAGAAAAGAAAGAAGAAAAAATGTCTGCAGAATATAAGGTTTATCATCCATTGAGTCAAACTCTACTACAATCCAAAAACCTCATTCTCCGTGGTGCACCTGGTACAGGAAAAACTTATCTTGCTAAAGAAATAGCTAAAGAATTAACGGATGGCAACGAAGACCAAATCGGCTTTGTACAGTTTCACCCTTCCTATGATTATACGGATTTTGTAGAGGGGTTGAGACCAGTATCAAATGGGGATGGAGCTATTGAGTTTAAGCTACAGGATGGTATTTTTAAAGATTTTTGTCAGAAAGCAAAAGAAGCCCAATTGATTGGAGGACAAGATAATTTTGATGAGGCTTGGGATTCTTACTTAGAATATATAAATGTTGCTGAAGAAAAAGAATATATAACAAAAACATCTTACTTATCTGTTAATAGTAGACAAAATTTGTCAGTAAATTATGATAGTGGTGTTCCAGGATGGTCACTACCTCGCAAATATGTTTACGAGTTGTATAAAGATAAAAATTATAATAAGCAAGAATACTACAAAAGTGGTGGAAAAACTGTCCTAGAAACTTTAAAGAAAAGATTTGGTCTGAAAGATTATATTTCTCCAACAGAAATTGACACAGACAAGAAATTCGTTTTCATCATCGATGAAATCAACCGTGGGGAGATTTCTAAGATTTTTGGGGAAATCTTTTTCTCTATTGATCCTGGTTATCGTGGTGAAAAGGGGAGTGTTTCCACCCAGTATGCTAACTTACATGAGACGGATGACAAGTTTTATATCCCTGAGAATGTCTACATCATCGGAACAATGAATGATATTGACCGTTCAGTAGATACCTTTGATTTTGCTATGCGTCGTCGTTTCCGCTTTGTTGAAGTTACTGCTGAAAGCCAAGTTGCTATGTTGGATAAAGAACTAGATATCCATGCAGAAGAAGCAAAACTTCGTCTAAGAAATTTGAATGTTGCTATCGAAAACGTTCAGGGATTAAACAGCCATTATCATATCGGACCAAGTTATTTCCTTAAGTTGAAGGATGTAGATTTTGACTATGAATTACTCTGGTCTGATTACCTTAAACCGCTTTTGGAAGATTACTTACGAGGTTCTTACGAAGAGGCTGAAACTCTGGATACATTGAAAAAAGCATTTGATCTGACAAATAATGACCAAACAGATCAGCAAGATACTGGTGATGATAATGCGGATAACTGA